From Dehalococcoidales bacterium, a single genomic window includes:
- a CDS encoding SPFH domain-containing protein — translation MGVGVIIIIVVLVLLFILTLAKSITVIHQAEKGLIERFGRYKETLEPGLRFIIPFIDKLSARIDMRETVLDVEPQAVITKDNVGVTVDAVVYYYCTDAKAVRYEVANFYVAVSKLAQTNLRNLVGDMTLDETLASRERINSSLRTTLDEATDKWGVKVTRVEVKAIEPPKDITDAMSKQMKAEREKRATILEAEAYKQKQILEAEGDKQNAILTAEGNRQSAILRAEGEAQAIENVSSAADKYFVGNAQLLKQLEVTQAALQNNSKLVVSDQSKLVNVLGLGEALTPPKPPDKKRMGD, via the coding sequence ATGGGTGTTGGCGTAATTATTATCATCGTCGTCCTAGTATTGCTGTTCATTCTCACACTGGCGAAATCCATCACCGTCATCCACCAGGCGGAGAAGGGGCTCATCGAGCGGTTCGGACGATACAAGGAAACACTGGAGCCGGGGCTGCGCTTCATCATACCGTTTATAGACAAACTGTCAGCCCGGATAGACATGAGGGAGACGGTGCTGGACGTGGAGCCGCAGGCGGTCATCACCAAGGACAATGTGGGGGTCACGGTGGACGCGGTGGTCTATTACTACTGTACGGACGCTAAAGCGGTAAGGTACGAGGTGGCCAATTTTTACGTGGCCGTGAGCAAGCTGGCGCAGACCAACCTGAGGAACCTGGTGGGCGATATGACCCTGGACGAGACGCTGGCATCAAGAGAGCGTATTAATTCGTCCCTGCGGACCACGCTGGACGAAGCGACCGATAAGTGGGGCGTGAAAGTAACCCGCGTAGAAGTTAAGGCAATCGAGCCGCCGAAGGATATCACCGACGCCATGAGCAAGCAGATGAAGGCGGAGCGGGAAAAGAGAGCGACCATTCTCGAAGCTGAAGCCTACAAGCAGAAACAAATTCTGGAGGCCGAAGGTGACAAGCAGAACGCCATCCTTACGGCTGAGGGTAACCGGCAGTCGGCCATCCTTCGGGCGGAGGGTGAGGCTCAGGCTATTGAAAATGTATCTTCAGCCGCAGATAAATATTTCGTAGGCAATGCGCAGCTATTAAAGCAGCTGGAAGTTACCCAGGCAGCGCTCCAGAACAACTCCAAGCTGGTGGTATCCGACCAGTCCAAGCTGGTTAACGTACTGGGGCTGGGGGAAGCGCTGACGCCGCCCAAACCACCGGATAAAAAGAGGATGGGCGATTAG
- a CDS encoding NfeD family protein: MNGTVDIAFYDHWAWLIAIGLGLVLIILELLLGVDTGLDLVFIGTALGLGGLITVAFHSWAWTAIAAGIICIIYVIIGRRYIHQRTAVPLSKTNIDTIIGKTGTVEQDIMPEKDGLVKVGNEEWRARSDTPINRGEVITVTGVTGVTLMVKKTEREA; encoded by the coding sequence ATGAACGGAACCGTTGACATTGCGTTTTACGACCACTGGGCATGGCTGATAGCCATCGGGTTAGGGCTGGTGCTGATTATCCTGGAGCTTCTGCTGGGCGTGGACACGGGGCTGGACCTGGTGTTCATCGGGACGGCGCTGGGGCTGGGGGGACTGATAACGGTGGCTTTCCACTCCTGGGCGTGGACGGCTATCGCGGCGGGCATCATCTGCATCATCTATGTAATAATCGGGCGGAGGTACATCCACCAGCGGACGGCCGTGCCTTTGTCCAAGACCAATATAGATACCATCATCGGCAAGACAGGCACGGTAGAGCAGGATATCATGCCGGAAAAGGACGGGCTGGTGAAGGTGGGGAACGAAGAGTGGCGGGCGCGTTCGGACACACCCATCAACCGGGGTGAAGTGATAACCGTCACCGGCGTCACCGGCGTTACCCTTATGGTAAAAAAGACGGAAAGAGAGGCATAG
- a CDS encoding nodulation protein NfeD yields MIKIRRIVLLLTVLLLAVSLAGSALAQTSGGVYVLTIKGTINPVLVDYVERGINIAEDNNAAAVIIQLDTPGGLDTAMRDIVKLMVNAHVPVVVYVAPSGARAASAGVFITMAAHVAVMAPNTAIGAAHPVSVGEEGEQTMSDTMEEKVVNDAAAYIRSLAESHGRNMDWAEKAVRESVSATEHEALELNVIDMIAPDLPSLLNQLDGRQVTLLNGQQITLQTKNAEVVDTQMKFFEKFLYTIADPNIAYILLSVATLGIMAELFNPGLIFPGIIGGIAFLMAFYSLGMLPVNYAGILLLVLAVGLFIGELLTASFGLFTAGGVVSLVAGSIMLFKGASPVFRISPWLIAVVCILVSGFLIFLVQRAVQAHRKQAVTGREELINKTATVRAALNPEGVVFYKGERWTAVSESGAIGVGEEVTIKRMDGLTLYVVKKEAPPADIKNRR; encoded by the coding sequence ATGATAAAAATAAGACGTATTGTTCTATTACTGACCGTCCTGCTGCTGGCTGTATCGCTGGCCGGTAGCGCGCTGGCGCAGACGTCCGGCGGCGTTTACGTTCTCACCATCAAGGGCACCATCAACCCGGTGCTGGTGGACTATGTGGAGCGCGGCATCAATATCGCCGAGGACAACAATGCCGCGGCGGTTATTATCCAGCTGGACACGCCCGGCGGGCTGGACACCGCCATGCGGGACATCGTCAAGCTGATGGTCAACGCCCATGTGCCGGTGGTGGTCTATGTCGCCCCTTCCGGGGCGCGGGCGGCTTCCGCCGGTGTCTTTATCACTATGGCGGCCCACGTGGCGGTCATGGCCCCCAATACCGCCATCGGGGCGGCGCACCCGGTTTCCGTCGGGGAAGAGGGCGAGCAGACCATGTCTGACACCATGGAGGAAAAGGTGGTCAATGACGCCGCCGCTTATATCCGCAGTCTGGCGGAATCCCACGGGCGCAATATGGACTGGGCGGAAAAAGCCGTGCGGGAAAGCGTCTCCGCCACCGAGCACGAAGCCCTGGAGCTTAACGTTATTGATATGATTGCCCCGGACCTCCCCTCCCTGCTTAACCAGTTGGACGGCCGCCAGGTAACCCTTTTAAACGGCCAGCAGATAACTTTGCAGACCAAAAACGCTGAAGTCGTTGATACCCAGATGAAATTCTTTGAGAAATTTCTCTACACTATTGCCGACCCCAATATCGCCTACATCTTGTTAAGCGTGGCCACGCTGGGCATTATGGCGGAGCTGTTTAACCCCGGCCTTATCTTTCCGGGGATAATCGGCGGCATCGCTTTCTTGATGGCGTTTTATTCCCTGGGGATGCTGCCGGTCAACTACGCCGGCATACTGTTGCTGGTCCTGGCTGTGGGGCTGTTCATCGGGGAGCTGCTGACCGCCTCCTTCGGCCTTTTTACCGCTGGTGGTGTGGTGTCGCTGGTGGCCGGTTCCATCATGCTCTTTAAGGGCGCCTCCCCGGTGTTCCGCATCAGCCCCTGGCTGATAGCCGTGGTCTGTATCCTGGTCAGCGGCTTTCTCATCTTTCTGGTGCAGCGGGCGGTGCAAGCCCACCGCAAGCAGGCCGTCACCGGCCGCGAGGAACTGATTAACAAGACTGCCACGGTGAGGGCCGCCCTGAATCCGGAAGGTGTCGTGTTCTATAAGGGCGAGCGCTGGACGGCGGTTTCGGAAAGCGGCGCTATCGGGGTGGGTGAAGAAGTAACTATTAAGAGAATGGACGGGCTGACGCTCTATGTCGTAAAAAAAGAAGCGCCGCCCGCGGATATTAAAAACAGGCGGTAG
- a CDS encoding NfeD family protein has translation MSLYINPWLFALIVVVVIVVVVFVVIWVVRAHQRKTATGKEELLGKAAVAETALNPKGMVLVDGEHWTAVVDNGRVEPEEEVIITRVDGLKLMVTRKN, from the coding sequence ATGTCACTTTATATCAATCCTTGGCTGTTCGCGCTGATTGTTGTCGTCGTGATTGTTGTCGTCGTTTTTGTGGTAATATGGGTAGTCCGCGCCCACCAGAGGAAGACCGCCACCGGTAAAGAAGAACTGTTAGGCAAAGCGGCGGTGGCGGAAACTGCGCTGAATCCGAAAGGTATGGTCCTCGTCGATGGTGAACACTGGACCGCCGTCGTCGATAATGGCCGGGTCGAGCCTGAAGAGGAAGTGATTATTACCAGGGTCGATGGTCTCAAGCTCATGGTCACCAGAAAAAATTAG
- a CDS encoding slipin family protein codes for MTGTVVGIVVAVIVVLLIVSMAIKIVAEYERGVIFRLGRLVGAKGPGFFVLIPFIDRMVKVDLRVVTMDVPSQEVITRDNVTVRVNAVVYFRVVDPESSVVKVIDHIRATSQISQTTLRNVLGQSELDELLTKREKLNQMLQKIIDEHTDPWGVKVSIVEIKEVELAEEMKRSMAAQAEAERERRAKIIHAEGEMQASEKLTEAAAIIGREPAAIQLRYLQTLTEIAAEKNSTIIFPLPIELFKAFGLEVTKVEKK; via the coding sequence ATGACTGGTACAGTTGTTGGCATTGTTGTTGCCGTAATCGTCGTTCTTTTAATTGTATCCATGGCTATTAAAATCGTGGCGGAGTATGAACGCGGCGTTATCTTCCGCCTCGGTCGGCTGGTCGGTGCCAAGGGCCCCGGCTTTTTCGTTCTCATCCCGTTCATCGACCGCATGGTCAAAGTTGACCTGCGCGTCGTCACCATGGATGTCCCTTCCCAGGAAGTCATCACCAGGGATAACGTTACCGTCCGCGTTAACGCCGTCGTCTATTTCCGCGTGGTCGACCCCGAATCGTCGGTGGTGAAAGTTATCGACCATATCCGGGCCACTTCCCAGATATCCCAGACCACCCTGAGAAACGTGCTTGGCCAATCGGAGCTGGACGAACTGCTCACCAAGCGGGAAAAGCTTAACCAGATGCTCCAGAAAATAATCGACGAGCACACCGACCCGTGGGGGGTCAAGGTCAGCATCGTGGAAATCAAGGAAGTAGAGCTGGCCGAGGAAATGAAGCGTTCCATGGCCGCCCAGGCTGAAGCCGAGCGTGAAAGACGCGCCAAGATTATTCATGCCGAGGGCGAAATGCAGGCCTCGGAGAAACTCACCGAAGCCGCTGCGATTATTGGCCGGGAGCCGGCCGCCATCCAGCTGCGCTATCTGCAAACTCTAACGGAAATCGCCGCGGAAAAAAACAGCACCATTATCTTCCCCTTACCCATCGAGCTTTTCAAGGCATTTGGCCTTGAGGTAACCAAAGTAGAAAAGAAATAA
- a CDS encoding biotin--[acetyl-CoA-carboxylase] ligase, which yields MKELSATAITAGLKTRVIGQRLVYFPSLASTMDTARDEVRRGATEGTVVMAGEQMGGRGRLKRNWVSPSGNIALSIILYPDVKAIPYLIMIASLAAARSIEGATGLKTGIKWPNDVLIEGRKVSGILIENEVKGNKAASVTGIGINIDLNAADYPEIADTAASLKSSGKADFRVEIIRALLTEFERLYLTLPDGKPIFEAWRGRLATLGEKVRATGGGETIEGVAEDADESGALWIRGAEGRLTKVVAGEVTLRGNRD from the coding sequence ATGAAAGAATTATCAGCTACAGCGATTACCGCAGGACTGAAGACCAGAGTCATCGGGCAGAGGCTAGTGTATTTTCCCAGCCTGGCTTCCACCATGGACACGGCGCGGGATGAGGTACGGCGGGGGGCGACGGAAGGCACGGTGGTGATGGCGGGAGAGCAGATGGGGGGGCGGGGCAGGCTAAAGCGCAACTGGGTCTCCCCAAGCGGGAACATCGCGCTATCCATTATTCTTTATCCGGACGTGAAAGCCATCCCCTACCTTATCATGATAGCGTCCCTGGCGGCGGCGCGGAGCATCGAGGGGGCGACCGGGCTAAAGACAGGGATAAAGTGGCCCAACGATGTGCTCATCGAAGGCAGGAAAGTGAGCGGCATCCTGATTGAAAACGAGGTAAAGGGAAATAAGGCGGCCAGCGTCACCGGCATCGGCATCAACATCGACCTGAACGCGGCCGACTACCCGGAAATCGCGGACACGGCGGCCAGTCTGAAAAGCAGCGGAAAAGCAGATTTTAGGGTGGAGATAATAAGAGCGCTGCTGACGGAGTTCGAAAGATTGTACCTGACGCTGCCGGACGGCAAGCCTATCTTTGAAGCCTGGCGCGGGAGGCTGGCGACGCTGGGGGAAAAGGTGCGGGCCACGGGGGGCGGGGAGACAATCGAGGGGGTGGCGGAAGACGCGGATGAAAGCGGGGCATTATGGATACGGGGGGCGGAGGGGAGGCTAACGAAAGTGGTGGCGGGGGAAGTGACTTTAAGAGGGAATAGAGATTAG
- a CDS encoding ATP phosphoribosyltransferase regulatory subunit: protein MKIQRCKGMRDMSPAEMTVFHLVEEICRDCFLKWGYQEVRTPTIEYLHLFTSAGTLTPGMLGKVYSFLDWDGWSGERVVLRPDGTIPVARLYTEKMQEQGLARLFYAANMFTFEENGEKTRERWQCGAELIGAGSAVADAELLALSSEILQKLGLKGVELRLSHAGLIKALLEKIGLSPEEQHKLFDSILDGDADALARVSRESPELGGTLLSLLKLKGKSPGFLRNQLALLRQTAPEICAPLEDFLKTVAVLDELGIKYQINIASGTGFEYYTGIIFQYFTGREKIGGGGRYDALIPSMGGGNAPASGFALYLDRLMTLVKPASFILTSPLKVLVKALSPDAVKEAFNAAAGLRKAGFIAELDLDGRPADWTLEVKSGGALTLVNKAESVKSKIENINAAVALLEAPGAG, encoded by the coding sequence ATGAAAATCCAGCGCTGCAAAGGAATGCGGGACATGTCCCCGGCGGAAATGACCGTCTTTCACCTGGTGGAAGAAATCTGCCGCGATTGTTTTTTGAAGTGGGGCTACCAGGAAGTCAGGACGCCCACTATCGAGTACCTGCACCTGTTTACCTCCGCCGGTACTTTAACGCCCGGTATGCTCGGCAAGGTCTATTCTTTTCTCGATTGGGACGGGTGGAGCGGGGAGCGGGTGGTGCTACGCCCGGACGGCACTATACCGGTGGCGCGCCTGTACACGGAAAAGATGCAGGAGCAGGGGCTGGCCCGGCTTTTTTATGCCGCCAATATGTTTACCTTTGAAGAGAACGGTGAAAAGACCCGGGAAAGATGGCAGTGCGGGGCGGAGCTTATCGGGGCGGGTTCGGCCGTGGCGGACGCCGAGCTGCTCGCCCTGTCCTCGGAGATACTGCAAAAGCTCGGACTCAAAGGCGTAGAGCTGCGCTTGTCCCACGCCGGTCTGATTAAAGCTTTACTGGAGAAAATCGGCTTGAGCCCGGAAGAGCAGCACAAGCTGTTCGATAGTATCCTTGACGGCGACGCCGACGCTTTGGCCAGGGTCTCCCGCGAGTCGCCGGAGCTGGGCGGCACGTTGCTTTCCCTCCTGAAATTGAAGGGAAAGTCGCCGGGATTCCTGCGCAACCAGCTGGCGCTGCTGCGTCAAACCGCGCCGGAGATTTGCGCACCGCTGGAGGATTTTCTTAAAACAGTTGCCGTGCTGGATGAGTTGGGCATTAAGTACCAGATAAACATCGCTTCCGGCACCGGTTTTGAATACTATACGGGTATCATTTTCCAGTACTTCACCGGCCGGGAGAAAATCGGCGGCGGCGGCCGCTATGACGCCCTCATACCTTCGATGGGTGGCGGGAACGCGCCCGCTTCCGGTTTCGCGCTTTACCTCGACCGCCTTATGACTCTGGTAAAACCGGCCAGCTTTATTTTAACGAGTCCTCTAAAAGTCCTGGTAAAAGCTTTATCCCCTGACGCTGTAAAAGAAGCCTTTAACGCGGCTGCGGGCCTGCGTAAAGCTGGTTTCATCGCTGAACTCGACCTTGACGGCCGCCCGGCGGACTGGACTTTAGAGGTGAAAAGCGGCGGGGCCTTAACGCTGGTAAATAAAGCCGAATCGGTAAAGAGTAAGATAGAGAATATTAACGCGGCTGTCGCGCTGCTGGAGGCGCCGGGTGCCGGTTAA
- the hisG gene encoding ATP phosphoribosyltransferase, translating to MPVKIALPKGRLLRKTAALLQKADWGLDEYQSNMGFYRPQASKFPDLLIRVFHEKDIPIQIALGNYDLGICGLDWLRELLVKYPSSGVVKIKDLLYGEGSLYLASAALRPDFKQNGTPLRIASEYPNLAEAYALQQRMNRFSVFPVWGAAEAYPPENAEMALLAAGSAAELAACAMRPVAKVLDYSACLIANRSSWENKDLDKIVASLLSALPETAKSVAEKKDAVPAFSPPRIVEKIARDAVRLALPDGHQQQQTVELLTRAGIKIEDYPSESGVRRPQIALDGVIVKVIRPQDMPLQVANGNFDLAITGRDWLTDHLAQFPSSPACEILDLKLRKVRLVAVVHQDMPVADTAGLRNYIAGRDAPFRLASEYVNIADKYARDNHLGHYRVIPTWGATEAFLPDDADLLIENTETGRTIARHNLKIIDTLFASTACLIGSRMTVDSPLKKERLADLVKKLQAAVGDA from the coding sequence GTGCCGGTTAAGATAGCCTTGCCCAAGGGGCGTTTGCTGCGCAAGACCGCCGCCTTGCTCCAGAAAGCGGACTGGGGACTGGATGAATACCAGTCCAACATGGGCTTTTACCGTCCTCAAGCGTCAAAATTCCCGGACTTGCTTATCCGTGTCTTCCACGAGAAAGACATTCCCATCCAGATAGCTCTGGGCAACTATGACCTGGGCATCTGCGGGCTGGACTGGCTCCGGGAGTTGCTGGTCAAATACCCCAGCAGCGGCGTGGTGAAAATTAAGGATTTATTGTACGGGGAAGGCTCCTTGTACCTGGCCTCGGCGGCTCTTCGCCCGGATTTCAAGCAGAACGGTACGCCGCTGCGCATTGCCAGCGAGTACCCCAACCTGGCGGAAGCCTATGCCCTGCAACAAAGGATGAACCGCTTTAGCGTTTTTCCCGTCTGGGGCGCGGCGGAAGCCTATCCCCCGGAAAACGCGGAAATGGCTTTACTGGCCGCCGGGAGTGCCGCGGAGCTGGCCGCTTGTGCCATGCGGCCGGTAGCTAAAGTGCTGGACTACAGCGCCTGCCTGATTGCCAACCGGTCTAGCTGGGAAAACAAGGACCTGGATAAAATCGTGGCGTCTCTGCTGTCCGCCCTGCCGGAAACGGCTAAAAGCGTTGCGGAAAAGAAGGATGCCGTCCCCGCCTTTTCCCCGCCCCGCATCGTAGAAAAAATAGCCCGGGACGCGGTGCGTTTGGCCTTGCCGGACGGTCATCAGCAACAGCAGACCGTCGAGCTTCTGACCCGCGCCGGTATTAAAATCGAAGATTATCCTTCGGAGAGCGGCGTACGCCGACCCCAAATCGCCCTGGACGGGGTAATCGTTAAGGTTATCCGTCCCCAGGACATGCCCCTCCAGGTGGCCAACGGCAATTTTGACCTCGCTATTACCGGGCGGGACTGGCTGACCGACCACCTGGCGCAGTTTCCTTCCAGTCCGGCCTGTGAAATCCTCGACCTCAAGTTGCGCAAGGTCCGGCTGGTGGCGGTGGTGCATCAGGATATGCCCGTGGCGGATACCGCCGGTCTGCGGAACTACATCGCCGGCCGCGATGCGCCGTTCCGTCTGGCCTCGGAATATGTTAATATTGCGGATAAGTACGCCCGGGATAACCACCTGGGGCACTACCGGGTCATTCCCACCTGGGGCGCCACCGAGGCTTTTCTCCCTGATGACGCCGATTTGCTTATCGAGAACACGGAGACCGGCCGGACGATAGCCCGGCACAACCTGAAAATAATCGATACCCTGTTTGCCTCGACGGCCTGTCTCATCGGCAGCCGGATGACGGTGGACAGCCCGTTAAAAAAGGAACGCCTGGCCGACCTGGTTAAAAAATTGCAAGCTGCGGTGGGTGACGCTTAA
- the hisD gene encoding histidinol dehydrogenase, with amino-acid sequence MKIIEGFAQAKALLSRQAKQETAADGEREKSVRRIIAEVRRRGDAALFDFTEQFDGVKLAQLEVTKAEIDLAYRTLDKKLLAAMKLAAARITAYHREQQKALLVESRRGRLGWFFRPIKRVGVHVPGFSAPLPSSLLMTAVPARVAGVKEIILVTPPQKTGRVSPVTLAAAKIAKIDRVFSIGGAQAVAALAYGTASVPAVDKICGPGNAYATLAKKLVFGTVGIDGLYGPSEVIIIADETANAAYAAADLLAQAEHGAASAILIATSRPVADNVNREVEAQLKTLARRDIIAADMARTGFIAVVADVAEGLALADMYAPEHLCLLVKDAASYVKQVNNVGCLFVGENAIEALVDYAAGPSHVLPTDGTARFSSGLNIMDFVKLISLVKMNKSDMKQIGGAAAAIAKAEGLDAHARALEKRLEDAGQGGT; translated from the coding sequence ATGAAAATAATCGAGGGTTTTGCTCAAGCCAAAGCGCTGCTGTCCCGGCAGGCTAAGCAGGAGACCGCCGCTGACGGGGAACGGGAAAAGTCCGTCCGCCGGATTATCGCGGAGGTGCGCCGTCGCGGTGACGCCGCTTTGTTTGACTTCACGGAACAGTTCGACGGCGTTAAGCTGGCGCAGCTGGAAGTGACCAAAGCAGAAATCGACCTCGCTTACCGGACGCTGGATAAAAAATTGCTGGCCGCCATGAAGCTGGCCGCCGCGCGTATCACCGCCTATCACCGGGAGCAGCAAAAGGCGCTTTTGGTAGAAAGTCGTCGCGGACGGCTGGGCTGGTTTTTTCGCCCCATCAAGCGTGTGGGCGTGCACGTGCCCGGTTTTTCCGCCCCGCTGCCCTCGTCGCTGTTGATGACGGCTGTTCCGGCGCGCGTCGCCGGCGTTAAGGAAATCATTCTGGTTACCCCCCCCCAGAAGACCGGCCGGGTCTCCCCGGTAACGCTGGCGGCGGCTAAAATCGCTAAAATCGACCGCGTTTTTTCCATCGGCGGCGCGCAGGCCGTCGCCGCTCTGGCTTACGGTACGGCGTCCGTTCCCGCGGTGGACAAAATCTGCGGGCCGGGCAACGCTTACGCCACGCTGGCCAAGAAACTGGTTTTCGGGACGGTGGGCATCGATGGGCTTTACGGCCCCAGTGAAGTCATTATCATCGCCGATGAGACGGCCAACGCGGCTTACGCCGCCGCTGACCTGCTGGCGCAGGCGGAACACGGCGCCGCCTCGGCTATTCTTATCGCTACCTCGCGGCCGGTGGCGGATAACGTTAACCGGGAGGTGGAGGCGCAGCTCAAGACCCTGGCGCGCCGGGACATCATCGCCGCGGACATGGCCCGCACCGGCTTTATCGCCGTGGTGGCTGATGTGGCCGAGGGGCTGGCGCTGGCCGATATGTACGCGCCGGAGCATTTATGCCTGCTGGTAAAAGATGCCGCCTCGTACGTTAAACAGGTAAATAACGTCGGCTGTCTCTTCGTGGGGGAAAACGCTATCGAGGCGCTCGTTGATTATGCCGCCGGGCCCAGCCACGTGCTGCCCACGGACGGTACGGCGCGGTTCTCTTCCGGCCTGAATATTATGGACTTCGTCAAGCTGATAAGTTTGGTGAAAATGAATAAATCGGATATGAAACAAATTGGCGGGGCGGCGGCGGCCATCGCTAAAGCCGAGGGGCTGGACGCCCACGCCCGCGCTCTGGAAAAGCGTCTTGAAGACGCCGGGCAGGGAGGTACTTAA
- the hisC gene encoding histidinol-phosphate transaminase translates to MAESEGIEKLIRPFLKGFTGYSAATSPETLEGKVMVPVESIIKMDANENPYGCSPRVLRALAESHNLNIYPDDGQQGLRKLLASYAGTDASRIIAGHGSNTLIDLVTRLFVGPGDEVIVCVPTFDLYRFSTEICGGTVVNVTRDADFIVDVKAIKAAVTPRTKLIFLATPNNPTGNTVPKEDILEILDTGVPVVIDEAYYEFSGETVVPLAARYPNLMVLRSFSKWAGLAGLRVGYGVFPPVIADYLMAIKIPYFVSMAGEIAVRESLADMAYLKGRVEAIKKERARLYDALQQIPWLKVYPSQANFIYCAVLEGSAADLHLNLQAGGILVRYFDKPLLKNSIRVSVGKPEHTDALVKALYALKP, encoded by the coding sequence GTGGCTGAATCTGAAGGCATTGAAAAGTTAATCCGCCCCTTCCTCAAGGGGTTTACCGGCTATAGCGCCGCCACCTCCCCGGAAACGCTGGAGGGCAAGGTGATGGTGCCCGTTGAGAGCATTATTAAGATGGACGCCAATGAGAACCCCTACGGCTGCTCGCCGCGGGTGCTGCGCGCTCTGGCGGAAAGCCATAACCTGAATATCTATCCGGACGATGGCCAGCAGGGGCTGCGTAAGCTTTTAGCGTCGTATGCCGGTACTGACGCCTCCAGGATTATCGCCGGGCACGGCAGCAATACGTTAATCGACCTTGTTACGCGGCTTTTCGTCGGTCCCGGCGATGAGGTGATCGTCTGCGTTCCCACTTTTGATTTGTACCGTTTCAGTACGGAGATATGCGGCGGCACGGTGGTTAACGTTACCCGTGACGCGGATTTTATCGTCGATGTTAAAGCAATTAAAGCGGCCGTCACCCCGCGTACCAAATTGATTTTCCTGGCCACCCCCAATAACCCCACCGGGAACACCGTGCCCAAAGAAGATATCCTGGAGATTCTGGATACCGGCGTCCCCGTTGTTATTGACGAGGCCTATTACGAGTTCTCCGGGGAAACGGTGGTGCCTTTGGCCGCCAGGTACCCCAACCTCATGGTGCTGCGTTCTTTCAGCAAGTGGGCCGGTCTGGCAGGGCTGAGGGTGGGCTATGGCGTTTTCCCGCCCGTAATCGCGGATTACCTGATGGCCATCAAGATTCCTTATTTTGTCAGCATGGCGGGAGAGATAGCCGTCCGCGAGTCCCTGGCGGACATGGCTTATTTAAAGGGCAGGGTGGAAGCCATCAAAAAGGAAAGGGCCAGGCTCTATGATGCCTTGCAGCAAATTCCCTGGCTCAAGGTCTATCCCTCTCAGGCCAACTTTATTTACTGCGCCGTCCTGGAAGGCAGCGCCGCTGATTTGCACCTTAACCTCCAGGCCGGCGGCATTCTGGTGCGTTACTTTGATAAGCCCCTCCTGAAAAACAGCATCCGCGTCAGCGTGGGCAAACCGGAGCATACGGACGCTTTGGTTAAAGCCCTGTATGCCCTCAAGCCCTGA
- the hisB gene encoding imidazoleglycerol-phosphate dehydratase HisB yields MDAAESVLLKIIRLQNREGYSDQQMADKIGCSRPLYQRTRTEKIPVGGTFLKGAMALLSEEVREGRRSAVKRDTRETNITLELNVDGTGKYTIATGVKMLDHFLSQMARHGLFDIKLFASGDDVHHIVEDVGICLGKAFGEALGEKRGIVRMAGASIPMDETLVSMAVDISGRAYSVLNLDFSGDAILDLPTELVKHFFESFANEAKINLHASIVYGANDHHKAEALFKAFGRVLDAATRIDERIAGELPTTKEYLQR; encoded by the coding sequence ATGGACGCTGCGGAAAGTGTACTGTTAAAAATAATCAGGTTGCAGAACCGGGAAGGCTATTCTGACCAGCAGATGGCGGATAAAATAGGGTGCAGCCGGCCTTTATACCAGCGCACCCGGACGGAAAAAATACCCGTGGGCGGCACCTTCCTAAAAGGCGCTATGGCCCTGCTGTCTGAGGAGGTCAGGGAAGGCCGCCGGTCCGCCGTAAAAAGAGATACCCGGGAGACCAACATTACCCTGGAGCTGAACGTGGACGGTACCGGCAAGTACACTATCGCTACCGGCGTAAAAATGCTCGACCACTTTCTTTCGCAGATGGCGCGGCACGGTTTGTTTGACATAAAGCTCTTTGCCTCGGGCGATGACGTTCATCATATCGTGGAGGACGTGGGTATCTGCCTGGGCAAGGCTTTCGGGGAAGCGCTGGGGGAAAAGCGGGGCATCGTGCGCATGGCCGGGGCCTCGATACCCATGGATGAAACGCTGGTAAGCATGGCCGTGGATATCAGCGGTAGGGCGTACTCCGTGCTGAATCTGGATTTCAGCGGTGACGCTATACTGGACCTGCCCACGGAGCTGGTGAAGCATTTTTTTGAGTCCTTCGCCAATGAGGCTAAAATAAACCTGCACGCCTCTATTGTCTACGGCGCCAACGACCATCATAAAGCGGAGGCGCTGTTCAAGGCCTTTGGCCGGGTGCTGGATGCCGCCACCAGAATAGACGAGCGCATCGCCGGGGAGCTGCCCACCACCAAGGAATACCTGCAGCGGTAG